One stretch of Clupea harengus chromosome 2, Ch_v2.0.2, whole genome shotgun sequence DNA includes these proteins:
- the zmym2 gene encoding zinc finger MYM-type protein 2 isoform X2, with translation MDGDLESRSDVEGGGLAPEEPQQLEEEPMETTPPETQDTPTPTEACDDGSTEVVATVTAAPKPTEDNDDDVVLVEDVSPSGQQGPISPAPSGGDAAATATEATDCTEPAATATTQTASSMASASPPPAAAASDADADAASDAAASDAAASDADADDAAASDALADADAAATTKPQSEPIVIDDEEEAEQRGSSSSSSSSSSLSTSQQAHAVPLSSTEPDSEIKIASVTTLGTPASASSLSSASVSGGASAVAAATAVAEAAGCVSSSSLATSPQGDMNLMITSVTSLQGEGAENGLQISSTFSLNPDAQQNQTQNPAQPQTLGSSSSATSRPSPTFNPGRVSSSSATQPVQNGETGTHPRPDSWISQSASFPRNQKQPGVDTPSPAASLAKPPGQSGSGSQQPPRTVKVTCANCKKPLKKGQTAYQRKGSSHLFCSTPCLSAFSHKPQPKKNCTMCKKDITSMKGTIVAQVDSSESFQEFCSTGCLAAYENKQVPPKSAIKTKCTVCGKLTEIRHEVSFKNVTHKICSDACFNRYRMANGLVMNCCEQCGNYLPNRATANHYLLVDGQQKRFCTQNCIRDYKQAHGKMTACTGCKTLCRSFDVTQCIGATGAMEPYCSTACMNKTKVSVSVSAPQNVEPSCHFCKRNALPQYQATLPEGKVLNFCSSHCVTKFQSAAVQTSTNGQAPLSVAGNNIQLKCNYCRGAFSLKPETLEWETKVYQFCSKTCCEDYKKLHCIVAFCEYCHEEKTLHDTEKFSGVSRPFCGEGCKLLFKQSFARRLGLKCVTCNHCNQMCKKSVTKLIDNVSRDFCSEPCAKKFHDWYYKAARCDCCKVQGSLTESVQWRSEMKHFCDQQCLLRFYCQQNEPNMATQKGPENTTIGIGVQTQGTKVTLFNQGPVSYAGGGILKDVKNKAVLCKPLTMTKATYCKPHMQSKQLQTDEAGLDELVKKEYIPIPIPVPVYVPVPMNLYAQASPTPITIPVPVPVPVFLPTTLQNVDQIVEAISALKAKLPPGLLPTEDIKPDLIEVKCEEENSSGAEQLVKRERVKSEGGGSSSSDGSSGSSSEEEEEKEKEEEEGEKYEPDLDLENDFPLASEPVPVVEGLDAEMGFTLPPVLAEEKEETPRPRVRRKGVKRQAVEEGSPAPASPCVDEDSGEGAIPLRPRYGLNAWRRWVAASASPQEADAPAQDGPKRGARVKSNLLSLKASRLSQALSRFVREVRRPNGERYAPDSILYLCLSIQKHLQDKGRTDDLFSDPCYRQFGEELNKILKDWQPSVLPDGSLWGRVQEHCLWDSGLLGKQSPVALLRSLVYLNTKYFGLRTVEQHLRLSFANVYGPSRTDPLTQEVSVCIRVPSISQDEHQVQTGNKRKRQQNDYEPDDGSGGSTHCPVKKHESRLYEVYLSKCPVSMRQRADLFYMQPEASGGDGDDCGDGDDCGDGDGNGPLWYSSTPLDRSVLESLLIRILLVKDVYQENHPEEEEEEEGDGEDKEKQKEMEGGMD, from the exons ATGGACGGAGATTTGGAGTCCAGGTCAGATGTAGAGGGCGGTGGCTTGGCCCCAGAGGAGCcgcagcagctggaggaggagcccATGGAGACCACTCCCCCAGAGACCCAGGACACGCCCACGCCCACAGAGGCCTGTGACGACGGCAGCACAGAGGTGGTCGCCACGGTAACGGCCGCGCCCAAGCCAACGGAGGACAATGACGACGACGTGGTACTGGTGGAGGATGTCTCTCCTTCTGGTCAGCAGGGGCCCATCAGCCCCGCCCCCTCAGGTGGAGACGCTGCTGCCACGGCGACCGAAGCCACAGACTGCACAGAGCCCGCTGCCACGGCAACAACACAGACGGCATCTTCCATGGCctccgcctctcctcctcctgctgctgctgcttctgatgctgatgctgatgctgcttcTGATGCAGCTGCTTCTGATGCAGCTGcttctgatgctgatgctgatgatgctgctgcttctgatgctcttgctgatgctgatgctgctgcaaCAACGAAGCCCCAGAGCGAGCCCATTGTGatagatgatgaagaggaggccgAGCAGaggggctcctcctcctcctcctcctcctcctcctctttgtcgACCTCACAGCAGGCTCATGCAGTGCCCTTGAGCAGCACGGAGCCCGACTCGGAGATCAAGATTGCCAGCGTTACCACGCTGGGCACCCCcgcctctgcctcttccttgtcctctgCTTCCGTTTCTGGGGGAGCTTCGGCGGTTGCCGCGGCGACAGCAGTGGCAGAAGCAGCAGGCTGTGTGTCGTCTTCATCGCTGGCGACGAGCCCTCAGGGAGACATGAACCTGATGATCACCAGCGTGACGTCACTGCAAGGGGAGGGGGCGGAGAACGGCCTGCAGATCAGCAGCACGTTCAGCCTCAACCCAGATGCTCAGCAGAACCAGACTCAGaacccagcccagccccagACTCTGGGATCCTCCAGCTCGGCCACCAGCCGGCCCTCGCCAACCTTTAACCCCGGCCGCGTCAGCTCCAGCTCCGCCACCCAGCCCGTGCAGAATGGAGAGACGGGCACGCACCCAAGGCCAG ACTCTTGGATCTCGCAGTCGGCGTCGTTCCCGCGGAACCAGAAGCAGCCGGGCGTGGACACCCCGTCTCCGGCCGCCTCTCTGGCCAAGCCGCCCGGTCAGTCGGGCTCGGGCTCCCAGCAGCCCCCGCGCACCGTCAAGGTGACGTGCGCCAACTGCAAGAAGCCGCTGAAGAAAGGTCAGACGGCGTACCAGCGCAAGGGCTCCTCGCACCTCTTCTGCTCCACGCCGTGCCTCTCTGCCTTCTCCCACAAACCCCAGCCCAAGAAGAACTGCACCATGTGCAAGAA GGACATAACGAGTATGAAGGGCACCATCGTGGCCCAGGTGGACTCCAGCGAGTCCTTCCAGGAGTTCTGCAGCACCGGCTGCCTGGCGGCCTACGAGAATAAGCAGGTCCCCCCCAAGAGCGCCATCAAGACCAAGTGCACCGTTTGCGGAAAGCTCACGGAG ATCCGACACGAGGTGAGCTTCAAGAACGTCACGCATAAGATCTGCAGCGATGCCTGCTTTAACCGCTACCGCATGGCCAACGGTCTGGTAATGAACTGCTGCGAGCAGTGCGGCAACTACCTGCCCAACCGCGCCACCGCCAACCATTACCTGCTGGTGGACGGCCAGCAGAAGCGCTTCTGCACCCAGAACTGCATCCGCGACTACAAGCAG GCTCACGGTAAGATGACGGCGTGCACCGGCTGTAAGACTCTGTGTCGCTCGTTCGACGTGACCCAGTGCATCGGGGCTACGGGAGCCATGGAGCCCTACTGCTCCACCGCCTGCATGAACAAGACcaaggtgtctgtgtctgtgtctgccccgcaaa ATGTTGAGCCCTCGTGTCACTTCTGTAAGAGGAACGCGTTGCCCCAGTATCAGGCCACTCTGCCCGAAGGGAAGGTCTTAAACTTCTGCAGTTCACATTGCGTCACCAAGTTCCAG AGCGCTGCGGTTCAGACTTCCACCAACGGCCAGGCTCCTCTCTCTGTCGCAGGCAACAACATCCAGCTCAAGTGTAACTACTGCCGTGGAGCTTTCAGCCTCAAGCCAGAGACCCTGGAGTGGGAG ACTAAAGTGTACCAGTTTTGCAGTAAGACGTGTTGTGAGGACTATAAGAAACTGCACTGCATCGTGGCCTTCTGTGAGTACTGTCACGAGGAGAAGACGCTCCATGACACCGAGAAGTTCTCCGGCGTCAGCAGGCCCTTCTGTGGCGAAG GCTGTAAGCTGCTGTTCAAACAGAGCTTTGCGCGACGTCTGGGTCTGAAGTGCGTCACCTGTAACCACTGCAACCAGATGTGCAAGAAAAGCGTCACCAAGCTGATCGACAACGTCTCCAGGGACTTCTGCAGCGAGCCCTGCGCCAAGAAGTTCCACGACTGGTACtacaag GCGGCACGCTGCGACTGCTGTAAGGTGCAGGGCAGCCTGACGGAGTCTGTGCAGTGGAGGTCAGAGATGAAACACTTCTGTGACCAGCAGTGTCTGCTGCGGTTCTACTGCCAACAGAACGAGCCCAACATGGCCACGCAGAAGGGCCCGGAAAACACAACCATAG GAATTGGTGTGCAGACACAGGGAACAAAGGTGACG CTGTTCAACCAGGGCCCAGTGTCGTACGCCGGCGGAGGGATCCTGAAAGACGTGAAGAACAAGGCGGTGCTGTGCAAACCCCTCACCATGACCAAGGCCACCTACTGCAAGCCGCACATGCAGAGCAAGCAGCtgcaaacag atgaggCAGGACTGGACGAGCTGGTGAAGAAGGAGTACATCCCTATCCCTATCCCGGTGCCCGTCTACGTGCCTGTGCCCATGAACCTCTACGCCCAGGCCAGCCCCACGCCCATCACCATACCCGTCCCA gtGCCTGTGCCAGTCTTCCTGCCCACCACGTTGCAGAATGTGGATCAGATAGTGGAGGCCATCAGTGCGCTCAAGGCCAAGCTGCCCCCTGGCCTGCTGCCCACAGAGGACATAAAGCCCGACCTCATAg AGGTGAAGTGTGAGGAGGAGAACTCGTCGGGAGCAGAACAACTGGTGAAGAGAGAACGTGTGAAGAGTGagggcggcggcagcagcagcagtgatggcagcagtggcagcagctcggaagaggaagaggagaaggagaaggaagaggaagagggagagaagtacgAGCCCGACCTGGACCTGGAAAACGACTTCCCATTAG CCTCGGAGCCAGTGCCTGTGGTGGAGGGGCTAGATGCAGAGATGGGGTTCACTCTTCCCCCTGTGTTGgccgaggagaaggaggagacgCCCCGACCCAGAGTCAGACGGAAG ggAGTGAAGCGGCAGGCGGTGGAGGAGGGCTCCCCTGCTCCCGCGTCCCCGTGCGTGGATGAGGACTCTGGGGAGGGCGCCATCCCCCTCAGGCCTCGCTACGGGCTCAATGCCTGGAGGCGGTGGGTCGCCGCCAGCGCTTCCCCACAGGAAGCAGACGCCCCCGCACAGGATGGACCCAAACGAG GTGCGCGGGTGAAGAGTAACCTGCTGTCCCTGAAGGCATCGCGTCTGAGCCAGGCACTCTCCCGCTTTGTCCGAGAGGTGCGGCGGCCCAACGGAGAACGCTACGCTCCCGACAGCATCCTCTACCTCTGCCTCAGCATCCAAAAG caCTTGCAGGACAAAGGGAGGACGGATGACCTCTTCAGTGACCCCTGTTACAGGCAGTTTGGGGAGGAGCTGAACAAGATCCTCAAAGACTGGCAGCCCAGTGTGTTACCCGACG gttctcTATGGGGACGTGTGCAGGAGCATTGCTTGTGGGACAGCGGCCTGCTGGGGAAGCAGAGCCCTGTAGCGCTCCTGCGCTCGCTCGTGTACCTGAACACGAAATACTTCGGCCTGCGCACGGTCGAGCAGCACCTGCGCCTCTCCTTCGCCAACGTCTACGGGCCGAGCCGCACCGACCCGCTCACGCAGGAGGTCTCCGTCTGCATACGCGTCCCCTCCATCTCACAGGACGAGCACCAGG TACAAACAGGAAATAAGAGGAAACGGCAACAGAATGACTATGAGCCCGATGATGGGTCGGGAGGCTCCACCCACTGTCCGGTGAAGAAACATGAGAGTCGCCTTTATGAGGTCTATCTGTCTAAGTG cCCTGTGTCTATGCGCCAGAGAGCAGACCTCTTCTACATGCAGCCCGAGGCGTCGGGCGGCGACGGTGACGACTGCGGTGACGGTGACGACTGCGGTGACGGTGACGGTAACGGCCCCCTGTGGTACAGCAGCACACCGCTGGACAGGAGCGTGCTGGAGAGCCTCCTCATCCGCATCCTCCTGGTCAAGGATGTCTACCAGGAGAACCAccccgaggaggaggaggaggaggagggagacggCGAAGACAAAGAGAAGCAAAAAGAAATGGAGGGCGGGATggattaa
- the zmym2 gene encoding zinc finger MYM-type protein 2 isoform X1, producing MDGDLESRSDVEGGGLAPEEPQQLEEEPMETTPPETQDTPTPTEACDDGSTEVVATVTAAPKPTEDNDDDVVLVEDVSPSGQQGPISPAPSGGDAAATATEATDCTEPAATATTQTASSMASASPPPAAAASDADADAASDAAASDAAASDADADDAAASDALADADAAATTKPQSEPIVIDDEEEAEQRGSSSSSSSSSSLSTSQQAHAVPLSSTEPDSEIKIASVTTLGTPASASSLSSASVSGGASAVAAATAVAEAAGCVSSSSLATSPQGDMNLMITSVTSLQGEGAENGLQISSTFSLNPDAQQNQTQNPAQPQTLGSSSSATSRPSPTFNPGRVSSSSATQPVQNGETGTHPRPDSWISQSASFPRNQKQPGVDTPSPAASLAKPPGQSGSGSQQPPRTVKVTCANCKKPLKKGQTAYQRKGSSHLFCSTPCLSAFSHKPQPKKNCTMCKKDITSMKGTIVAQVDSSESFQEFCSTGCLAAYENKQVPPKSAIKTKCTVCGKLTEVSASVGANAAKEIRHEVSFKNVTHKICSDACFNRYRMANGLVMNCCEQCGNYLPNRATANHYLLVDGQQKRFCTQNCIRDYKQAHGKMTACTGCKTLCRSFDVTQCIGATGAMEPYCSTACMNKTKVSVSVSAPQNVEPSCHFCKRNALPQYQATLPEGKVLNFCSSHCVTKFQSAAVQTSTNGQAPLSVAGNNIQLKCNYCRGAFSLKPETLEWETKVYQFCSKTCCEDYKKLHCIVAFCEYCHEEKTLHDTEKFSGVSRPFCGEGCKLLFKQSFARRLGLKCVTCNHCNQMCKKSVTKLIDNVSRDFCSEPCAKKFHDWYYKAARCDCCKVQGSLTESVQWRSEMKHFCDQQCLLRFYCQQNEPNMATQKGPENTTIGIGVQTQGTKVTLFNQGPVSYAGGGILKDVKNKAVLCKPLTMTKATYCKPHMQSKQLQTDEAGLDELVKKEYIPIPIPVPVYVPVPMNLYAQASPTPITIPVPVPVPVFLPTTLQNVDQIVEAISALKAKLPPGLLPTEDIKPDLIEVKCEEENSSGAEQLVKRERVKSEGGGSSSSDGSSGSSSEEEEEKEKEEEEGEKYEPDLDLENDFPLASEPVPVVEGLDAEMGFTLPPVLAEEKEETPRPRVRRKGVKRQAVEEGSPAPASPCVDEDSGEGAIPLRPRYGLNAWRRWVAASASPQEADAPAQDGPKRGARVKSNLLSLKASRLSQALSRFVREVRRPNGERYAPDSILYLCLSIQKHLQDKGRTDDLFSDPCYRQFGEELNKILKDWQPSVLPDGSLWGRVQEHCLWDSGLLGKQSPVALLRSLVYLNTKYFGLRTVEQHLRLSFANVYGPSRTDPLTQEVSVCIRVPSISQDEHQVQTGNKRKRQQNDYEPDDGSGGSTHCPVKKHESRLYEVYLSKCPVSMRQRADLFYMQPEASGGDGDDCGDGDDCGDGDGNGPLWYSSTPLDRSVLESLLIRILLVKDVYQENHPEEEEEEEGDGEDKEKQKEMEGGMD from the exons ATGGACGGAGATTTGGAGTCCAGGTCAGATGTAGAGGGCGGTGGCTTGGCCCCAGAGGAGCcgcagcagctggaggaggagcccATGGAGACCACTCCCCCAGAGACCCAGGACACGCCCACGCCCACAGAGGCCTGTGACGACGGCAGCACAGAGGTGGTCGCCACGGTAACGGCCGCGCCCAAGCCAACGGAGGACAATGACGACGACGTGGTACTGGTGGAGGATGTCTCTCCTTCTGGTCAGCAGGGGCCCATCAGCCCCGCCCCCTCAGGTGGAGACGCTGCTGCCACGGCGACCGAAGCCACAGACTGCACAGAGCCCGCTGCCACGGCAACAACACAGACGGCATCTTCCATGGCctccgcctctcctcctcctgctgctgctgcttctgatgctgatgctgatgctgcttcTGATGCAGCTGCTTCTGATGCAGCTGcttctgatgctgatgctgatgatgctgctgcttctgatgctcttgctgatgctgatgctgctgcaaCAACGAAGCCCCAGAGCGAGCCCATTGTGatagatgatgaagaggaggccgAGCAGaggggctcctcctcctcctcctcctcctcctcctctttgtcgACCTCACAGCAGGCTCATGCAGTGCCCTTGAGCAGCACGGAGCCCGACTCGGAGATCAAGATTGCCAGCGTTACCACGCTGGGCACCCCcgcctctgcctcttccttgtcctctgCTTCCGTTTCTGGGGGAGCTTCGGCGGTTGCCGCGGCGACAGCAGTGGCAGAAGCAGCAGGCTGTGTGTCGTCTTCATCGCTGGCGACGAGCCCTCAGGGAGACATGAACCTGATGATCACCAGCGTGACGTCACTGCAAGGGGAGGGGGCGGAGAACGGCCTGCAGATCAGCAGCACGTTCAGCCTCAACCCAGATGCTCAGCAGAACCAGACTCAGaacccagcccagccccagACTCTGGGATCCTCCAGCTCGGCCACCAGCCGGCCCTCGCCAACCTTTAACCCCGGCCGCGTCAGCTCCAGCTCCGCCACCCAGCCCGTGCAGAATGGAGAGACGGGCACGCACCCAAGGCCAG ACTCTTGGATCTCGCAGTCGGCGTCGTTCCCGCGGAACCAGAAGCAGCCGGGCGTGGACACCCCGTCTCCGGCCGCCTCTCTGGCCAAGCCGCCCGGTCAGTCGGGCTCGGGCTCCCAGCAGCCCCCGCGCACCGTCAAGGTGACGTGCGCCAACTGCAAGAAGCCGCTGAAGAAAGGTCAGACGGCGTACCAGCGCAAGGGCTCCTCGCACCTCTTCTGCTCCACGCCGTGCCTCTCTGCCTTCTCCCACAAACCCCAGCCCAAGAAGAACTGCACCATGTGCAAGAA GGACATAACGAGTATGAAGGGCACCATCGTGGCCCAGGTGGACTCCAGCGAGTCCTTCCAGGAGTTCTGCAGCACCGGCTGCCTGGCGGCCTACGAGAATAAGCAGGTCCCCCCCAAGAGCGCCATCAAGACCAAGTGCACCGTTTGCGGAAAGCTCACGGAGGTGAGTGCTTCTGTAGGTGCCAACGCTGCGAAGGAG ATCCGACACGAGGTGAGCTTCAAGAACGTCACGCATAAGATCTGCAGCGATGCCTGCTTTAACCGCTACCGCATGGCCAACGGTCTGGTAATGAACTGCTGCGAGCAGTGCGGCAACTACCTGCCCAACCGCGCCACCGCCAACCATTACCTGCTGGTGGACGGCCAGCAGAAGCGCTTCTGCACCCAGAACTGCATCCGCGACTACAAGCAG GCTCACGGTAAGATGACGGCGTGCACCGGCTGTAAGACTCTGTGTCGCTCGTTCGACGTGACCCAGTGCATCGGGGCTACGGGAGCCATGGAGCCCTACTGCTCCACCGCCTGCATGAACAAGACcaaggtgtctgtgtctgtgtctgccccgcaaa ATGTTGAGCCCTCGTGTCACTTCTGTAAGAGGAACGCGTTGCCCCAGTATCAGGCCACTCTGCCCGAAGGGAAGGTCTTAAACTTCTGCAGTTCACATTGCGTCACCAAGTTCCAG AGCGCTGCGGTTCAGACTTCCACCAACGGCCAGGCTCCTCTCTCTGTCGCAGGCAACAACATCCAGCTCAAGTGTAACTACTGCCGTGGAGCTTTCAGCCTCAAGCCAGAGACCCTGGAGTGGGAG ACTAAAGTGTACCAGTTTTGCAGTAAGACGTGTTGTGAGGACTATAAGAAACTGCACTGCATCGTGGCCTTCTGTGAGTACTGTCACGAGGAGAAGACGCTCCATGACACCGAGAAGTTCTCCGGCGTCAGCAGGCCCTTCTGTGGCGAAG GCTGTAAGCTGCTGTTCAAACAGAGCTTTGCGCGACGTCTGGGTCTGAAGTGCGTCACCTGTAACCACTGCAACCAGATGTGCAAGAAAAGCGTCACCAAGCTGATCGACAACGTCTCCAGGGACTTCTGCAGCGAGCCCTGCGCCAAGAAGTTCCACGACTGGTACtacaag GCGGCACGCTGCGACTGCTGTAAGGTGCAGGGCAGCCTGACGGAGTCTGTGCAGTGGAGGTCAGAGATGAAACACTTCTGTGACCAGCAGTGTCTGCTGCGGTTCTACTGCCAACAGAACGAGCCCAACATGGCCACGCAGAAGGGCCCGGAAAACACAACCATAG GAATTGGTGTGCAGACACAGGGAACAAAGGTGACG CTGTTCAACCAGGGCCCAGTGTCGTACGCCGGCGGAGGGATCCTGAAAGACGTGAAGAACAAGGCGGTGCTGTGCAAACCCCTCACCATGACCAAGGCCACCTACTGCAAGCCGCACATGCAGAGCAAGCAGCtgcaaacag atgaggCAGGACTGGACGAGCTGGTGAAGAAGGAGTACATCCCTATCCCTATCCCGGTGCCCGTCTACGTGCCTGTGCCCATGAACCTCTACGCCCAGGCCAGCCCCACGCCCATCACCATACCCGTCCCA gtGCCTGTGCCAGTCTTCCTGCCCACCACGTTGCAGAATGTGGATCAGATAGTGGAGGCCATCAGTGCGCTCAAGGCCAAGCTGCCCCCTGGCCTGCTGCCCACAGAGGACATAAAGCCCGACCTCATAg AGGTGAAGTGTGAGGAGGAGAACTCGTCGGGAGCAGAACAACTGGTGAAGAGAGAACGTGTGAAGAGTGagggcggcggcagcagcagcagtgatggcagcagtggcagcagctcggaagaggaagaggagaaggagaaggaagaggaagagggagagaagtacgAGCCCGACCTGGACCTGGAAAACGACTTCCCATTAG CCTCGGAGCCAGTGCCTGTGGTGGAGGGGCTAGATGCAGAGATGGGGTTCACTCTTCCCCCTGTGTTGgccgaggagaaggaggagacgCCCCGACCCAGAGTCAGACGGAAG ggAGTGAAGCGGCAGGCGGTGGAGGAGGGCTCCCCTGCTCCCGCGTCCCCGTGCGTGGATGAGGACTCTGGGGAGGGCGCCATCCCCCTCAGGCCTCGCTACGGGCTCAATGCCTGGAGGCGGTGGGTCGCCGCCAGCGCTTCCCCACAGGAAGCAGACGCCCCCGCACAGGATGGACCCAAACGAG GTGCGCGGGTGAAGAGTAACCTGCTGTCCCTGAAGGCATCGCGTCTGAGCCAGGCACTCTCCCGCTTTGTCCGAGAGGTGCGGCGGCCCAACGGAGAACGCTACGCTCCCGACAGCATCCTCTACCTCTGCCTCAGCATCCAAAAG caCTTGCAGGACAAAGGGAGGACGGATGACCTCTTCAGTGACCCCTGTTACAGGCAGTTTGGGGAGGAGCTGAACAAGATCCTCAAAGACTGGCAGCCCAGTGTGTTACCCGACG gttctcTATGGGGACGTGTGCAGGAGCATTGCTTGTGGGACAGCGGCCTGCTGGGGAAGCAGAGCCCTGTAGCGCTCCTGCGCTCGCTCGTGTACCTGAACACGAAATACTTCGGCCTGCGCACGGTCGAGCAGCACCTGCGCCTCTCCTTCGCCAACGTCTACGGGCCGAGCCGCACCGACCCGCTCACGCAGGAGGTCTCCGTCTGCATACGCGTCCCCTCCATCTCACAGGACGAGCACCAGG TACAAACAGGAAATAAGAGGAAACGGCAACAGAATGACTATGAGCCCGATGATGGGTCGGGAGGCTCCACCCACTGTCCGGTGAAGAAACATGAGAGTCGCCTTTATGAGGTCTATCTGTCTAAGTG cCCTGTGTCTATGCGCCAGAGAGCAGACCTCTTCTACATGCAGCCCGAGGCGTCGGGCGGCGACGGTGACGACTGCGGTGACGGTGACGACTGCGGTGACGGTGACGGTAACGGCCCCCTGTGGTACAGCAGCACACCGCTGGACAGGAGCGTGCTGGAGAGCCTCCTCATCCGCATCCTCCTGGTCAAGGATGTCTACCAGGAGAACCAccccgaggaggaggaggaggaggagggagacggCGAAGACAAAGAGAAGCAAAAAGAAATGGAGGGCGGGATggattaa